In the genome of Megalops cyprinoides isolate fMegCyp1 chromosome 7, fMegCyp1.pri, whole genome shotgun sequence, one region contains:
- the si:dkey-7k24.5 gene encoding somatomedin-B and thrombospondin type-1 domain-containing protein, which yields MALHRRVWLLCLVELSLLVGSSLGGCHDFGLCCSGRDPTCVSKGWRADRSYGTCYCDQACSSTLDCCHDYQQACPGIACEVSEWSPWSGCAEPCRAAVRMRRREVLREPRNGGEPCPRTEEFAGCAEYWGQDKQCSKSLVPALITTGGYGNARKKRDVSSSSDVTGYCVEFQLTSLTAGCQHSSEPHTRWMQYLREGHRVCVECQPPALAAGHQHCSGDGGDDGEDRKHSLLWQAVGNSRCRGAWKRVRRLESCSCPTIHSFLFI from the exons ATGGCCTTACATAGAAGGGTTTGGCTCCTGTGTTTAGTCGAGCTGTCTCTTCTAGTCGGCAGTAGCCTGGGAGGGTGTCATGACTTTGGGTTGTGTTGTAGCGGCCGGGACCCCACTTGCGTGAGTAAGGGATGGAGAGCCGACCGCTCGTACGGGACCTGCTATTGCGACCAAGCCTGCTCATCTACGCTTGACTGCTGTCACGACTACCAGCAAGCGTGCCCAGGTATA GCCTGCGAGGTGAGCGAGTGGAGCCCGTGGTCAGGCTGCGCGGAGCCGTGCCGGGCAGCCGTGCGCATGCGGAGGCGGGAGGTGCTGCGGGAGCCGCGGAATGGCGGGGAGCCGTGTCCACGGACTGAGGAGTTCGCTGGCTGCGCTGAGTACTGGGGCCAAGACAAACAGTGCAGCAAATCGCTGG TCCCAGCCTTGATCACCACAGGCGGCTACGGCAATGCCAGGAAGAAGAGGGACGTCTCCAGCAGCTCTGACGTCACAGG GTACTGTGTGGAGTTCCAGCTGACCTCTCTGACCGCAGGGTGTCAGCACAGCTCAGAGCCACACACGCGGTGGATGCAGTACCTGCGCGAGGGTCACCGGGTGTGCGTGGAGTGCCAGCCCCCCGCCCTCGCTGCCGGACATCAGCACTGCTCCGGGGACGGAGGGGACGACGGGGAGGACAG AAAGCACTCGCTGCTGTGGCAGGCTGTGGGGAACTCCAGGTGCAGGGGGGCCTGGAAGCGCGTCAGGAGACTGGaatcctgctcctgccccaCCATTCACAGCTTCCTCTTCATTTAA